The following proteins come from a genomic window of Gimesia chilikensis:
- the rsmA gene encoding 16S rRNA (adenine(1518)-N(6)/adenine(1519)-N(6))-dimethyltransferase RsmA yields the protein MKEDERQTRSYLMRLFERHGFNPRSDLGQNFLIDLNIIEYVVEQGHIKPTDIVLEVGTGTGGMTTFMAQKARHVISVEYDRNMHTLASEATQKYDNITLLNCDALKNKNRLNPIVLEEIDQQLKANPGSHLKLVANLPYNVATPIISNLVASDLPWNRMVVTIQYELGLKMSCKPATSNYGALSVWLQSQCFVKLLKKVGPTVFWPRPKVDSAIVQLTPNPPLKQKIEDRVFFQDFLRRVFQHRRKLMRSTLVGMYSKQLSKAEVDALLEAHGYEREKTRAEELTVPEMIELANAFQEQITRNANI from the coding sequence ATGAAAGAAGATGAAAGGCAGACTCGATCTTATTTAATGCGGCTCTTTGAGCGGCATGGCTTTAACCCGCGCTCTGATCTGGGCCAGAACTTTCTGATCGATCTGAATATCATCGAGTACGTCGTTGAACAGGGACACATTAAACCCACTGACATCGTGCTGGAAGTGGGAACCGGAACCGGGGGCATGACCACGTTCATGGCCCAGAAAGCCCGGCATGTGATCTCCGTCGAGTACGATCGCAACATGCATACCCTGGCCAGCGAGGCCACGCAGAAGTACGACAATATCACCCTGCTGAACTGCGACGCGCTCAAGAACAAAAACCGGCTCAACCCCATCGTGCTGGAAGAGATTGACCAGCAGCTCAAAGCGAACCCGGGCAGTCACCTGAAGCTGGTGGCCAACCTGCCTTACAACGTGGCGACGCCCATTATTTCGAATCTGGTTGCCTCGGATCTGCCCTGGAACCGGATGGTGGTTACGATTCAGTACGAGCTCGGTTTGAAAATGTCGTGTAAGCCCGCGACTTCAAATTACGGGGCGCTGTCGGTCTGGTTGCAGTCGCAGTGCTTCGTCAAGCTGCTCAAGAAAGTGGGACCTACCGTCTTCTGGCCCCGGCCCAAGGTCGATTCGGCGATTGTCCAGTTGACGCCGAATCCGCCCCTGAAACAGAAGATCGAGGACCGGGTCTTCTTTCAGGATTTCCTGCGGCGCGTCTTCCAGCATCGGCGGAAACTGATGCGGAGCACGCTGGTGGGGATGTACAGCAAACAGTTGAGTAAAGCGGAAGTGGACGCACTTCTGGAGGCGCACGGTTACGAGCGGGAGAAAACCCGGGCGGAAGAACTGACGGTGCCCGAGATGATCGAACTGGCGAATGCGTTCCAGGAACAGATCACACGAAACGCAAACATTTGA
- a CDS encoding glycosyltransferase family 4 protein encodes MKQIALLFEFGSLNGGEHSMLAMLQLLHGRSFEFTAFCLADSPLQHRLTSLDIPCHPVQFHDEQGLRLPREAVLEQLLPVLQAQHFDLLHANSLSMARLTGAFAEQLPVPCSGHLRDIIKLSRAAIRDLNRNRRLFAVSHATRDFHIKRGLNAETVSVCYNGVDTERFQPRPATGALKQELGLPADTRLCLTIGQIGLRKGQDVLAEAARLLTEQGDQQTHFVLVGERHSQKQESIDFDHALDTTFAQPGLAGRLHRLGYRDDIPFLMNEVDLLVHPAKQEPLGRVLLEAIASGLPLVATDVGGTCEIVDHERSALLVPPGEATALAGAIQRLLHDQSLSQSIAQHARQRAEERFTSERASRNMDACWQELCD; translated from the coding sequence GTGAAGCAGATCGCACTCCTGTTTGAGTTCGGTTCTCTGAACGGAGGCGAACATTCCATGCTCGCCATGCTCCAACTGTTGCATGGCCGGTCATTTGAATTCACCGCCTTCTGCCTCGCCGACAGTCCCCTGCAGCACCGACTGACATCGCTCGACATCCCCTGCCATCCGGTCCAGTTTCACGACGAACAGGGGCTGAGACTGCCGCGGGAAGCGGTGCTGGAACAGTTACTCCCCGTCCTGCAGGCGCAGCACTTCGATCTGCTGCACGCCAACAGCCTGTCCATGGCGCGACTGACCGGCGCCTTCGCCGAACAGTTGCCGGTTCCCTGCTCGGGGCATTTGCGGGACATCATCAAACTGAGTCGCGCTGCCATCCGGGATCTCAACCGGAACCGCAGACTGTTCGCGGTCTCCCATGCCACCCGCGATTTCCATATCAAGCGGGGCCTGAATGCGGAGACTGTCAGCGTCTGCTATAACGGCGTCGACACCGAACGGTTTCAACCCCGGCCTGCCACGGGTGCACTGAAACAGGAACTGGGGCTCCCAGCCGACACGCGTCTCTGCCTGACCATCGGCCAGATCGGCTTACGTAAGGGACAGGACGTTCTGGCAGAAGCAGCCCGACTGCTGACAGAGCAGGGGGATCAGCAGACGCATTTTGTCCTGGTTGGAGAACGGCATTCACAGAAACAGGAAAGCATCGATTTCGACCATGCCCTGGATACTACATTTGCACAACCCGGTCTGGCAGGTCGCCTGCACCGGCTGGGATACCGTGATGACATCCCCTTTCTGATGAACGAAGTGGATCTGCTCGTCCATCCGGCCAAACAGGAACCACTGGGACGCGTCCTGCTGGAAGCGATCGCCAGCGGTCTGCCTCTGGTCGCAACCGACGTGGGTGGGACTTGTGAAATCGTTGACCACGAACGCTCTGCACTGCTGGTACCTCCCGGCGAGGCAACGGCACTTGCAGGAGCGATACAGCGTTTACTGCATGATCAGAGTCTGAGTCAAAGCATTGCTCAGCACGCGCGACAGCGAGCAGAAGAACGCTTTACCAGCGAACGGGCCAGCCGCAACATGGATGCCTGCTGGCAGGAACTCTGTGACTGA
- a CDS encoding riboflavin synthase yields MFTGLVEGQGTVQLLEKNGSSIDLTLKIPELILHEAQIGDSVAINGCCLTVVEIAENSLKFQAGAETLAKTNLGLLTVGDAVNLERPLAANGRLGGHFVQGHVDGVGSIKSIDRDGEWITMWFEVPEALALQMVPKGSVTVDGISLTIVGCEASSFSIALIPHTLEVTTLGQKQVGSIVNIETDILGKYVSKLVPLTLDGINERR; encoded by the coding sequence ATGTTTACGGGACTGGTCGAGGGGCAGGGTACCGTTCAACTTCTCGAAAAGAACGGTTCCTCCATCGATTTGACGCTGAAGATTCCGGAACTCATTTTACATGAGGCCCAGATCGGTGATAGTGTGGCCATCAATGGCTGTTGCCTGACGGTGGTGGAGATCGCCGAGAACTCTCTGAAGTTCCAGGCGGGCGCGGAAACCCTGGCGAAGACCAACCTGGGGCTGTTAACCGTGGGCGATGCCGTGAATCTGGAACGCCCGCTGGCAGCAAACGGACGGCTGGGTGGTCACTTCGTTCAAGGTCATGTGGACGGCGTGGGTTCGATCAAATCGATCGACCGGGACGGCGAATGGATCACGATGTGGTTCGAAGTTCCGGAAGCACTGGCTTTGCAGATGGTTCCCAAGGGATCGGTCACCGTGGATGGCATCAGCCTGACCATAGTGGGCTGCGAAGCATCCTCCTTCAGTATCGCGCTGATTCCACATACACTGGAAGTGACGACGCTGGGGCAGAAGCAGGTGGGCAGTATTGTGAATATTGAAACCGATATTCTCGGGAAGTATGTGTCAAAGCTGGTTCCCTTAACACTTGATGGTATCAATGAAAGAAGATGA
- a CDS encoding sugar phosphate isomerase/epimerase family protein translates to MQTNLNRREMLAATGGLLAAGLTSTPALAGKTERQRSAAEPFAYCFNTSTVRGQKLGIVEQINLTSTAGYDAIEPWLRDIDQYVKEGGSLKDLRKRIEDAGLTVESAIGFAQWIVDDDAQRKAGLEQAKRDMDTLQQIGGIRMAAPPVGATKQSDLDLFAAAKRYRALLELGDQMQVVPQVEVWGFSESLSRLGESMFVAIESGHPKACLLPDVYHIYKGGSDFAGLGLLSGSAIQVFHVNDYPAVPPRETINDAHRVYPGDGVAPLTNIFRMIHQAGFRGVLSLELFNREYWEQDPLEVAKTGLRKTREAVLKAQLDQLPKAE, encoded by the coding sequence ATGCAAACCAACCTCAATCGACGTGAAATGCTGGCTGCCACAGGCGGTCTGCTGGCCGCTGGTCTTACCTCCACACCCGCTCTCGCCGGGAAGACGGAACGCCAGCGATCTGCGGCTGAACCGTTCGCCTACTGCTTTAATACCAGCACCGTCCGCGGTCAGAAACTGGGGATCGTCGAACAGATCAACCTCACTTCCACTGCCGGCTACGATGCCATCGAGCCCTGGCTGCGGGACATCGATCAGTATGTAAAAGAAGGGGGTTCACTCAAGGATCTCCGCAAACGGATTGAAGATGCCGGCCTGACAGTCGAAAGCGCGATCGGCTTCGCCCAGTGGATCGTCGATGATGACGCGCAACGCAAAGCGGGTCTCGAACAGGCCAAACGGGATATGGACACACTCCAGCAGATCGGCGGCATCCGCATGGCGGCCCCGCCTGTCGGCGCCACCAAACAATCGGATCTGGACCTGTTCGCCGCTGCCAAACGGTATCGTGCACTGCTTGAACTGGGCGATCAGATGCAGGTCGTTCCGCAGGTCGAGGTCTGGGGCTTCTCCGAGTCCCTCTCGCGGCTGGGGGAATCGATGTTTGTCGCCATTGAAAGCGGCCACCCCAAGGCCTGTCTACTCCCGGACGTATATCACATCTACAAAGGGGGCTCCGACTTCGCCGGACTGGGGCTGCTCAGCGGGTCGGCCATCCAGGTCTTCCATGTGAATGATTACCCCGCCGTTCCTCCACGCGAAACCATCAACGACGCACACCGCGTTTATCCCGGCGATGGCGTGGCACCGCTCACCAACATCTTCCGCATGATTCACCAGGCCGGCTTCCGGGGTGTGCTCTCGCTGGAACTGTTTAACCGCGAGTACTGGGAACAGGACCCGCTGGAAGTCGCGAAAACCGGCCTGCGGAAAACACGGGAAGCAGTTCTCAAGGCGCAACTCGACCAGCTCCCGAAAGCAGAATGA
- the guaB gene encoding IMP dehydrogenase, whose translation MQDRIICQGITFDDVLLQPAYSEVMPSEVSVASQLTRNIPLNVPIISSPMDTVTESDMAIGMAQEGGIGVIHKNMTPEQQAMQVDLVKRSEHGVIVDPVTLPPEVTVAEAAEIMKRRNIGGVPVTQNGKLVGILTSRDLRFLDSPDTQISEVMTKEKLVTAAEDTTLEVAQRILLENKVEKLLLVDENYQLKGLITIKDIDKTMQFPLASKDSRGRLRVGAAVGVRDYDRAALLIEKGVDLLVVDSAHGHSGNVVQTVREIKKRWDIDVVAGNVATEQGARDLADAGADAVKVGIGPGSICTTRIISGVGVPQLTAISNAAKALEGTGIPVIADGGIRYSGDIAKALAAGAHTVMLGGLLAGLDESPGELILYQGRSFKRYRGMGSMGAMVKGSSERYRQSSVPQDGKDSAKKLVPEGVEGRVPYKGPLQNLLYQLVGGLRAGMGYLGVHSVAEMRTEAKFIQVSAATVRENHPHDIAVTQEAPNYTAEHSPME comes from the coding sequence ATGCAAGACCGCATTATCTGTCAGGGAATTACTTTCGACGATGTTCTGCTGCAACCAGCTTACAGCGAAGTCATGCCTTCGGAAGTCAGTGTTGCCAGCCAGCTTACCCGAAATATCCCTCTCAATGTTCCGATTATCAGCAGCCCCATGGACACCGTGACTGAGAGCGATATGGCGATCGGCATGGCCCAGGAAGGGGGCATCGGCGTCATCCACAAAAACATGACGCCGGAACAGCAGGCAATGCAGGTGGATCTGGTAAAACGGAGCGAACACGGCGTGATTGTGGACCCGGTCACACTGCCTCCCGAGGTTACAGTGGCAGAAGCTGCCGAAATCATGAAGCGGAGAAACATCGGCGGGGTCCCCGTGACACAAAATGGGAAGCTTGTGGGGATTTTGACGAGCCGTGACCTGCGGTTTCTCGATTCTCCCGACACCCAGATATCTGAAGTCATGACGAAAGAAAAACTTGTGACGGCTGCGGAAGATACAACGCTTGAAGTGGCTCAGCGGATATTATTGGAAAATAAGGTCGAGAAACTTCTGCTGGTTGACGAAAATTATCAACTGAAGGGGCTGATTACGATCAAAGACATCGACAAGACGATGCAGTTCCCGCTGGCCTCCAAAGATTCACGGGGGCGGCTGCGAGTTGGAGCTGCTGTGGGTGTCCGAGATTATGATCGTGCTGCTTTACTGATTGAAAAAGGGGTGGATCTCCTGGTTGTTGACAGTGCCCACGGCCATTCCGGCAATGTGGTACAGACCGTGAGAGAAATCAAAAAGCGATGGGACATCGATGTGGTTGCCGGTAATGTGGCGACCGAACAGGGTGCCCGAGACCTGGCGGATGCGGGAGCGGACGCGGTTAAGGTCGGCATCGGTCCTGGCTCAATCTGTACAACGCGAATTATCTCAGGCGTCGGTGTGCCGCAGTTAACTGCGATTTCCAATGCTGCCAAGGCACTGGAAGGAACAGGTATTCCGGTCATCGCCGATGGGGGAATTCGTTACAGTGGTGACATTGCCAAAGCTCTGGCAGCCGGCGCTCATACGGTAATGTTAGGAGGTTTGCTCGCCGGTCTGGACGAAAGTCCGGGTGAATTGATTCTTTATCAGGGACGCAGTTTCAAGCGTTACCGTGGCATGGGATCGATGGGAGCAATGGTCAAAGGCAGTAGCGAACGCTACCGTCAAAGTTCAGTTCCACAAGACGGAAAGGATTCCGCCAAGAAACTGGTACCAGAGGGAGTAGAGGGACGCGTACCTTACAAAGGTCCGCTGCAGAATCTACTCTATCAACTTGTAGGTGGACTACGGGCTGGTATGGGTTATTTGGGAGTCCATTCTGTCGCGGAAATGCGAACCGAAGCCAAATTCATTCAGGTTTCAGCCGCAACGGTCAGGGAGAACCATCCGCATGATATTGCAGTCACTCAGGAAGCACCGAATTACACAGCCGAACATTCACCCATGGAATAG